CGGGAGCGGGTATGCCGCGTGGCCGGCTCCCGCGCTCAGCCCTGCGGCGGCTCGTGCACCCACTGCACGAGCTGGTAGACCACACCGTTCGGGTCGGCCACCTGGGCGTAGCGCTCGCCCCAGGGCTCGGTCTCCGGTGGCGTGACGACCGTGGCCCCCTCCGCCTGCAGGCGGGCGAGCTCGGCGTCGACGTCGTCGACCACGAAGACGACGAGCAGGCCGTCGGCGGGGCCCGCGACCGAGGCGGGCTTGAACGTCTCGAGGCCGGTGCGCAGGAAGATGAGGTTGAAACCCGCCTCCGGGTGCTGCAGCGAGGCGAATCCGTCGGCCTCCATCTGGAGGCTGAAGCCGAGGTGCTGCTCGGCCCAGCGGGCGGACGCCCCCACGTCGGCGACGTTGAGCGACAAGGCGGACTCGGTGATGTGCATGCGGGACTCCCGGGGTGGGTGGCGGACAGGCGGGCTCGTCGTACTTCGTACGACGTACGGCATACAACGTCGTCTCTGGCAGGATCATTCCCATGCCCACCGACCGCACCGGGGCCGGTGACCCGGACCGCACCCTGGCCCTGCTGTGGCGCCACTGCGGCGTCGACGCGCCCGCCCCGCGGCGTCGGGGGCCCCGGCCGTCACGCAGCGTCGACGACGTGGTCGACGCAGCCCTGGCCCTCGCCGACGAGCGCGGGCTGGAGGCCGTCACCATGCGGGCGGTCGCCGAGCAGGTCGGCGTGGCCCCGATGTCGCTCTACACCTACGTGCCGGGCCGTGCCGAGCTGCTCGACCTCATGGTCGACGCCGTCTACCTCGCAATGGACCGCCCGCGTCGGCGCAGCCGGTCGTGGAGACGCCGGGTCACAACCGTGGCCGAGGCCAACCGGGCCCTGTTCGAGCAGCACCCCTGGGTCGCCGAGGTGGCCGCCTCGAGCCGCCCACCACTCGGGCCGGGAGTGATGGCGAAGTACGAGCACGAGCTGGCGGTGTTCGACGGCACCGGCCTCGGCGACGTCGAGACCGACGCGGCGCTGGCCTTCCTGCTCGGCTTCGTGCAGAACCACGCGAGGGCCGCGGAGGCCACCCGGCGGGCGCAGGTGGAGTCGGCGATGGACGACACGGCGTGGTGGGAGGCCAACGCCCCGCTGCTGGCCCGGGTGCTCGACCCCGCCGCCTACCCGCGAGCGGCGCGCGTCGGGAGCGCGGCTGGCGCGGCGCAGGGGTCTGCCCACGACCCCGAGCACGCCTGGGCGTTCGGCCTGGCCCGGGTGCTCGACGGCCTGGCGGCCCTGGTGGACGAGCGCGGTGCCGGTTGAGCCGAGCCTCAGGTCTGGGGGGTGAGGTCGAGCACGGCGGTGATGACCGCGAGCGCGACGCCGAGCCCGGCCATGGTGAGCACGTCGACCGCCCGTGACCTCACGGCAAGGCCGCCGCTCCTCGAAGCGGGCAGCACCAGCCGCAGCAGCGCGGCCAGGCCCAGGCCGGCAGCCAGGACGAAGCCCGCGAGGCGCACCCGGTCGAGCGCGAAGAGGGCGAGGCCGGCCAGCAACACGGGGGTGGCGACCCACCACCACCCCAGCTTGGGTGCGGTCACCGGGGGCTCAGGCCCCGGATGCGGCGCGCTCGGCCGCCTCGACCACGTTGGTCAGGAGCATGGCGCGCGTCATCGGCCCCACGCCCCCGGGATTCGGGCTCACCCACCCGGCGACCTCGGCCACACCGGGGTCGACGTCGCCGGCCACCTTGGAGGTCCCGTCCTCGGCGACGATGCGGCTGACGCCGACGTCGAGCACGGCGGCGCCGGGCTTGACCATATCGGCGGTGACGAGGTTCGGCACTCCCGCCGCGGCGACGACGATGTCGGCCGAACGCACCTCGGCGGCGAGGTCGCGCGTGCCGGTGTGGCAGAGCACGACGGTGGCGTTCTCGCTGCGGCGGGTCAGCATCAGGCCCAGCGGGCGCCCCACCGTGATGCCGCGACCGACGACCGCGACCTTCGCGCCGGCGATCGGCACCTCGTGGCGGCGCAGCAGCTCGATGATGCCCATCGGGGTGCACGGCAGCGGGGCCGCCTTGCCCAGCACGAGCCAGCCGAGGTTGGTCGGGTGCAGGCCGTCGACGTCCTTGGAGGGGTCGACCGCGGAGAGGATCGTGAACTCGTCGAGCCCGGTCGGCTGCTGGACGAGGAAGCCGGTGCAGGCGGGGTCGGCGTTCAGCTCGGCCACGACCTCGAGCACCTCATCGAGCGAGGACCCCGCCGGCAGGTCGCGGCGCATGCTCGTCACGCCGATCTCGGCGCAGTCGCGGTGCTTGGCGCCGACGTACCAGTGGCTGCCCGGGTCGTCGCCCACCAGTACGGTGCCGAGACCGGGCACGACGCCCCGCTCTGCCAGCGCCGCCACCCGCGCCTTCAGCTCGTCCTTGATGGTCGCCAGGACCGCCTTGCCGTCGAGGATGCGCGCCGTCACGCCTCCGTATCCTGCCACGCGGCCCCGGCCGGCCCTCGGCGGCACCGACGATGTGGTTCGCTGGCGCCATGCGTGGCGCGACCGGACTGCTGCTGGCTGCCGGGGCCGGCCGCCGGATGGGCGGCCCCAAGGCCCTCGTCCGCTCCGAGGGCGGCGAGCCGTGGGTGCGGCGCGCGGCGCGCGCCCTGCACGAGGGCGGGTGCGCGCGGGTCGTCGTCGTCACGGGCGCGGCGGCCGAGTCCGTGACGGCGCTGGTGGAGGGGCTGCCCTGGGCCGACGCGGTGGTCGCCGGCGACTGGGCAGAGGGGATGGGGCCCTCGCTAGCGACCGGCCTGCGTGCACTCGAGGGCTCCGGCACGGACTGCGCGGTGGTCGGCCTCGTCGACACGCCCGACGTGGGCCCCGAGGTCGTGAGCCGGGTGCTCGCGGTCGTCGGCACCGCGCCCACGGCCCTGGGCCGCGCGGCATACGACGGGGTCCCGGGCCACCCCGTGGTGCTGGGCCGCGACCACTGGGCAGGCGTGCTCGCGTCCGCCGCCGGCGACCAGGGCGCCCGCGCGTACCTCGCGGCCCACCCGCACGACCTGGTCGAGTGCGCCGACCTCGCGACGGGGGACGACGTCGACGTCGCCCCCCGTCCGGGCTGACCCGGCAGGGCGCGAGCCCTAGGCGCGCGCGGCGAGCGCCCGCAGCGCCCCGGTGAAGCACTGCTCCGGGGGCGTGACCAGCCCGGCGCCCACCTGCCCGGTGCCCGCCACGCGACCGGCCATCCCGGTGTTGATCTGCGGCAGGATGCCCGTGCGGGCGACCGCCGAGACGTCGATGCCGGTGGGCGTGCCGCGGAACTCGAGGATGGGCACCTGGTATGCCGTGTGCTCGCCGACCGTGATCTCGTACATCGTCTGCGTCGCCCGGAGGGCGAACGGCACGTCGCCGCCGACGAAGCGCACGATCGCCGGGGCCGCGGCCATGGCGAAGCCGCCGATGCCGGCGGTCTCCGTGATCGCCGAGTCGCCGATGTCGGGGTTCGCGTCCTCGGGGCCGTAGGAGCCGAGGAACAGGCCCTCCGGCGTATTCGCCGGACCGGTGAACCACTCGTCGCCGGTGCCCGAGACCCGGATGCCGAAGTCGGTGCCGTTGCGGGCCATCGTGGTCACGACCGAGGAGCCGGGGATTCCGTGGGCGGCCATGGTCGACAGCTTGCAGGCCGGCATGCCGAGGTTGAGGAAGAAGTGCTCGTTGGCCCCGGAGAACCGCACCGCCTCGGCGATGTCGTCGGAGGAGCCCTCGGCGGTGATGAGGGCGGGGAGCAGCTCGCGCAGCAGCATGAGGCTTCCGGCCCGGTTGCGGTTGTGGCCCTCGTCGCCCATCTGGAGCATCTGGGCGATGATCGCCTTGACGTCGATGGGCCCGGCCTTGCGCACGGCCTGCTGGAGCAGCGGTCCGAGCACGGAGTTCATCCAGTGCAGGCGGTCGATGACCTCGCTGCCGTAGGCGCCGTAGCGCAGCACCCTGCCCAAGCCCTCGTTCAGGGAGCACCAGGAGGTGCCGTCGTGCACCTCGTCGCGCAGTTCGTAGACCCACATCGACGGGGAGATGACACCGGCCATCGGGCCGACGGCGTCGCGGTGGTGGCACGGCTCGAGGGTGATGCCATCGCCCTTGGCGAGCCCGGCCTCCGCCTCCTCGACGGTGTCGGCGAGGCCCTCGAAGAGCATCGCTCCGATCAGGGCGCCCTTGAGCGGTCCCGAGGCCCGGTCCCAGGTGATGGGCGGTCCGGCGTGCAGGAAGGTGCCCTTGTCGAGGCCGAGCGCCTCGTGGGCCGGACGGACGTCGACGAGGTCGGCACCAGCCGCCGTCATGCGGCGCAGCGCCTCGGCGTTGGCCGGCTCGCGGCGCGGGTCGGCCAGCACGACGGACAGGTGAGCGGCCGTGCCGTCGAGCGGGGGCTGCCAGGCCGCCTCGGTGACGGGCACCGCCTGGGCGCGCAGGGCGTCGGCGAACAGGGAGACGCCGGCCGTGGCGACCGAGACGTCGGCGGACAACAGGCCGTGCAGCGGGCTCGTGGTCATGTCAGTTCTCCTGGGCGGTCGAGTCGACGGCCTTCTGGCCGGCGGGCAGCAGCGAGAGGGCGTGGCGCGTGGCCGCGGCGTTCGAGAGGAACACCGAAGCCCCGGCCTGCTGCAGCGCCGTGGCGCAGCGCTGCAGGCCCTGGGGGTCGTTCTCGACGCCCGTCAGCGACACGACGACCGGCAGCTCGCGACCGGACTCCTGCGCGGCGCTCCGCGCGGACCGGATCGCGTCGGCCAGCTCGTCCGCCGGGTCCTCGTGGGCGCCGTAGCCCAGCACCAGGTCGAGCAGCAGCACCCCACACGTCGGGTCCTTGGCCTCCGAGGCGATGCGCTCGAGCCGCAGGGACGGGTCGATCATCGGGTGCGCCCGGCCCTGGGTCATGCCGTCGTCACCGAAGTCGATGACCACGTGGGAGTCGTCGCGCAGGTCGGCGCCGAGGGCCAGCTCCGGCAAGAGCGGGATGTTGGACCGGATGCCGCCGAGCTGCTCGCTCGCGATGAGCATCGCCTCGTCGGCGAGGGTGCCGCCGCAGAACAGCCCGCGGAGCGCGCCGCTGGGGGCGGGCTGCTGCTGGGTGGCCCACGACGGCCACTCGGGCACAGCGTGGCCGTCAGCGCGCAGTGCCTCCTCGACCGCTGCGGTGAGGTCGGCGCGGCCGGCCCCGAGCGTGGCCCAGTGGACCGGCACACCCAGCCCCGCGGCATACGCCTGCATCTCGGCGAGCACCTCGGCGGCCGGGGGCTTGGAGACGACGATGACCGAGGTGGTCGCCTCGTCGGCGGCGAGCGCCGCGAGGGCCTGGCGGGTGGAGCGTCCCTGCACCTGCGAGGACAGGTCGCGGCCACCCACCCCGAGGCAGTGGCTCATGCCGACGCCGGCGGCGTCGAGCAGGCACATGACCTGCTGGGCCCCGGTGCCCGATGCGGCGACGATGCCGACCGCCCCCGGGCGCACGGCGTTGGCGAAGCCGAGGGCCACGCCACCGACGACCGCGGTGCCGCAGTCGGGGCCCATGACGAGCACGTCCGCGGCTGCGGCTGCGTCCTTGAGGCGGATCTCGTCCTCCACGGGGACGTTGTCGGAGAACACCATCACCGAGACGCCGCGGTTGATGGCGTCGAACGCCTCGACGGCGGCGTGCTGGCCGGGCACGGAGACCAGCGCCAGGTTCGCCTCGGAGGACTCGATGGCGCCGCCGAGGGTTCGCCGGGGCGGGGCCTCGCCGAACCCGCCGGAGTGGGCCCCGGCGCTCTTGAGGTCGGCGAGCGCCGCCTCGAGGGATGCCTTGCCTGCCTCGATGCCCACCTCGTCGCCGCGGATCGCCACGATGAGGTCGTTGGCCGCGGTATCGGCCGGGACCTCGAAGCCCATGCTGCGGATGACGTCGGTGTTGAGGTCGGTGGCCATGGCCACCTGCGCGGCCTCGACACCGGGCGCAGACGCCACCGTGCGCGAGACCTGCATGAGGCTCACGGAGTCGTAGTAGGCGCCGCGGCGCAGCTCGACGTGGTCAGACACGGCGGGCTCCTTCCGGTTGGGGGTGTGAGGTGGTCGGGGGGCTGTCGGACAGGAACAGGTCGGTGGGGCCGGGGACGGCCCCGGCCAGTGCCTCGAGGGCGCCGGCGGCGCCGGCGAGCAGGTCGGCGCCCGAGCTGTGGCCGATGGCGAGCACACCGGGGAGCACGCGGGCGACCGTGCCGAGGTCACCGCGGCCGAGCGCCCCGACGAGGGCGACGACCTCGGGCACGGCATAGCCCCCCAGTGCCGCGTGGAGGAGGGACGCCGACAGGCTGGTGGTGGAGGGCAGGGCCCGGTCGACCTCGGCGGCCAGCGTCGAGCACGCCTCGGCGGGAGCTCCCGCCGCGCGCAGGGCGAGCACGACCCCGCACAGGGCGTCGTCACCACTGGGGGTGAGACCGTCTCCGGCGCCCACGAGCGTCGCGACGAGCCGCCTCACTCCCGCGCCGGCCGGACTGGCCGGCAGGGAGGGGTCTGCCGCGGCCAGGGCGGCGACGGTGAGGTCGCGGGCGACGTCCCGCAGGACGGCCCCGCCGGTCGCCGGCTCGAGCGCGTCGAGCCCCGAGGCCAGGGCAGCCTGCTGCACCGGCGAGGCCGGGTTGGGCACCCGGGTGGGGCGCCAGGTGCGCACCGCCACCACGTCGGCACCCGGCAGGCGGACCCGCCCGGCGCCGACCACGACGTCGGCTCCCTGCTCGACGCCCCAGGCGACCGAGGCCGCCGGCTCCCCCAGGCGCAGGCCGGTGGGCAGCCGCAGTGCGTCACGGGTGAGCACCGGCAGCACCTGCCGGACCCGCGGCTCCGCGGCCGGGCGGTGCGGCTCGTCGGCCCTGCTGTCGAGGTGGAGGTAGAGCGCCGTCGGGAAGGCGGCCAGCACCCGGGCGGGCCGGGGCGCGGCCTGCACCGCCTCCGCCAGCAGGGGCGACACTGCGGCGGGCCATCGGGCGGGGACGCCTGCGTGGGCCAACCTGGCTTCCCTCCGGGTCTGGGGTGGTCGGGCGGTCGGGCGCCCAGCACAGGCTGGGCGCCCGACCGGTGCAGGCGACGCTATCGAGCCCGGTTACCCTTCCTTCATGGTGAAAGTTGCCAACGATCAGCCCCGCATTGACGGCGACTTGACATCCCCCTCGGGCGAGCCGACGGTCTCGGGCGTCCCGCTGCGCGTGGTCACCGAGCTCCCCTCGGCACGTCATGCCGTGGTGCGGGCCTCGGCCGGCCAGCTCCAGGCACCGGTGGTGCGCACCTCCACCCTCACCCAGGCCCTGGACCTGCTGGAGACGGGCGGCTCCCTGCGTCACCACCTGGTGATCGCCCGGTCCGACGCGGCGGACGCCGCCCTGGACCGCCAACCCGACGTGCTCGAGCGCCTCGCCCGGGCCGGGGTGGCCGCCCTGGCGGTCACCACAGGTACCACCCCGGAGGCAGGGCCACCGTGGAGGTCCGCCGCGGTGGACGCCGGTCTGGCGCTGCTGGTCGTGCCCGATCCTGACGCCGGCGAGCAGCTCAACACCGAGGCGCTCGGCGCCATGCTCGACCACCAGACCTCGGTGCTCGACCGGCTCGAGGAGGTGCACCGGGTACTGGTCCAGATCGTCCTCGCCGGCGGGTCGCTCGAGGACCTCTGCGAGCAGCTCGTGGGCTTCTTCGACGGAGCCGCGATGGTGACGACCACCGACGGACGGGTGCTCGCCAGCGCCGGCCCCAACGGCGAGCTCGAGCACGCCCTCTCCCTCGACTGCTTCGACCGCACCGGGCGCCTCATCACCGAGAACGAGCCCGTCGGCATCCGCCCGCTGCACGGCCCCGAGGCACACCGGGCCGCCGTGCGCATCGTCGCCGGTGCACTCGACCACGGCCTGCTCGTCGCCTTCTGCAGCCACCGCATGCTCACCGGTGACGACGTCCGGGTGCTCGAGCGCGCCGCCACCGTCGCCGCCCTGGCCATCACCAAGGAACAGGCCGTCTCGGCGGTGGAGAGCAAGTACCGCGCGGAGTTCCTGCGCGACGCCCTGGCCGGGAGGGCCGGCACCACCGACGAGGCCATCGCGCACGCCCGGTCGCTCGGCTGGGACATCGACCGGCCCATGGTCGTCGTCGTCGCCGAGACCGACGAGGACGACGCGCACACCACACGCTCGGCCGAGGAGGTCAGGTCGCTGCAGCACCGGTTCGCCCGGGCCTGGACCCACGCGGTCGCCGTGCGGGACCCGCAGTGCCCGGTGATGGGCTTCAGCCAGGAGGTGGTCACGCTGCTCCCGGTGAGCGACCCCTCCGACACCGACCGCATCATGCGCGCGGTGTCCGAGGTCGCCCGCGTCGTCCGGGGCGACGGCGGTGGCGGGCGACGCACCTTCTCGACCGGCGTCTCACGCCCGATCGACTCGGTGGCGCAGCTGCCCCAGGCCTACGACGAGGCGCTCAACGCGGTGACGGTCGGCCGGCAGATGCACGGCGACGGCGCCCTGACCCACTTCGACGGCCTGGGTATCTTCCGCCTGCTCGCGCTGATCCCCGACAGCAGGCACCTGCGCCGGTTCGTTGAGGAGTCGCTCGGCGAGCTGGCCACCGACGACTCGCCCGAGTACGCCGACCTCCGCCAGACGCTGAGCATCCTCATCGACACGAACATGAACGTCGCGGAGACCGCGCGGCTGCTCTTCTTCCACTACAACACGCTGCGCTACCGCATCGTGAAGCTGGAGAAGATGCTGGGCCCGTTCACCACCGACCCCCAGCTGCGCCTGACGCTCGCCCTCGCGCTCAAAGTGCACCAAATGCGCGGTATCTGAGTGCCTCTCGTTACAGGCCCGTGACAAAGCAAGACCTGACGAACGACACGCCCCGCGCGGTATCAACTATTGCCGAAACGAATACCCCTGTGTGGCGCTAGTTTTCGCCTAACCCCTGTGGGGGCTGAGCCACGTCATATCGGATGACGGGCCGCAGTGAAGGAGACGGCATGGCCTTGGGCTTGGGTTGGAAACTGCACGGGGACGGAAAGACCATGGGCCCCACTGACGTCGTCGCACCTGACGAGCGTCTGTCGTGGGGCAAGACCATCGGCCTCGGCGCCCAGCACGTCGTCGCCATGTTCGGCGCGACGTTCGTCTTCCCCCTCATCATGGGCCTCAACGCCCAGCTCGCGATCATGATGAGCGGCATCGCCACGATCTGCTTCCTGCTGATCGTGCAGGGCAAGGTGCCGAGCTACCTCGGCACCTCGGCTTCGTTCGTCGGTGCGGTGGCAGCCATCCGCGCCCAGGGCGGCGACTCCCAGACGGTGACG
This genomic interval from Knoellia sp. p5-6-4 contains the following:
- a CDS encoding DUF3017 domain-containing protein; translated protein: MTAPKLGWWWVATPVLLAGLALFALDRVRLAGFVLAAGLGLAALLRLVLPASRSGGLAVRSRAVDVLTMAGLGVALAVITAVLDLTPQT
- a CDS encoding nucleotidyltransferase family protein, producing the protein MRGATGLLLAAGAGRRMGGPKALVRSEGGEPWVRRAARALHEGGCARVVVVTGAAAESVTALVEGLPWADAVVAGDWAEGMGPSLATGLRALEGSGTDCAVVGLVDTPDVGPEVVSRVLAVVGTAPTALGRAAYDGVPGHPVVLGRDHWAGVLASAAGDQGARAYLAAHPHDLVECADLATGDDVDVAPRPG
- a CDS encoding DUF1116 domain-containing protein, translated to MTTSPLHGLLSADVSVATAGVSLFADALRAQAVPVTEAAWQPPLDGTAAHLSVVLADPRREPANAEALRRMTAAGADLVDVRPAHEALGLDKGTFLHAGPPITWDRASGPLKGALIGAMLFEGLADTVEEAEAGLAKGDGITLEPCHHRDAVGPMAGVISPSMWVYELRDEVHDGTSWCSLNEGLGRVLRYGAYGSEVIDRLHWMNSVLGPLLQQAVRKAGPIDVKAIIAQMLQMGDEGHNRNRAGSLMLLRELLPALITAEGSSDDIAEAVRFSGANEHFFLNLGMPACKLSTMAAHGIPGSSVVTTMARNGTDFGIRVSGTGDEWFTGPANTPEGLFLGSYGPEDANPDIGDSAITETAGIGGFAMAAAPAIVRFVGGDVPFALRATQTMYEITVGEHTAYQVPILEFRGTPTGIDVSAVARTGILPQINTGMAGRVAGTGQVGAGLVTPPEQCFTGALRALAARA
- a CDS encoding helix-turn-helix domain-containing protein; the protein is MVKVANDQPRIDGDLTSPSGEPTVSGVPLRVVTELPSARHAVVRASAGQLQAPVVRTSTLTQALDLLETGGSLRHHLVIARSDAADAALDRQPDVLERLARAGVAALAVTTGTTPEAGPPWRSAAVDAGLALLVVPDPDAGEQLNTEALGAMLDHQTSVLDRLEEVHRVLVQIVLAGGSLEDLCEQLVGFFDGAAMVTTTDGRVLASAGPNGELEHALSLDCFDRTGRLITENEPVGIRPLHGPEAHRAAVRIVAGALDHGLLVAFCSHRMLTGDDVRVLERAATVAALAITKEQAVSAVESKYRAEFLRDALAGRAGTTDEAIAHARSLGWDIDRPMVVVVAETDEDDAHTTRSAEEVRSLQHRFARAWTHAVAVRDPQCPVMGFSQEVVTLLPVSDPSDTDRIMRAVSEVARVVRGDGGGGRRTFSTGVSRPIDSVAQLPQAYDEALNAVTVGRQMHGDGALTHFDGLGIFRLLALIPDSRHLRRFVEESLGELATDDSPEYADLRQTLSILIDTNMNVAETARLLFFHYNTLRYRIVKLEKMLGPFTTDPQLRLTLALALKVHQMRGI
- a CDS encoding TetR/AcrR family transcriptional regulator, encoding MPTDRTGAGDPDRTLALLWRHCGVDAPAPRRRGPRPSRSVDDVVDAALALADERGLEAVTMRAVAEQVGVAPMSLYTYVPGRAELLDLMVDAVYLAMDRPRRRSRSWRRRVTTVAEANRALFEQHPWVAEVAASSRPPLGPGVMAKYEHELAVFDGTGLGDVETDAALAFLLGFVQNHARAAEATRRAQVESAMDDTAWWEANAPLLARVLDPAAYPRAARVGSAAGAAQGSAHDPEHAWAFGLARVLDGLAALVDERGAG
- a CDS encoding bifunctional methylenetetrahydrofolate dehydrogenase/methenyltetrahydrofolate cyclohydrolase, with the protein product MTARILDGKAVLATIKDELKARVAALAERGVVPGLGTVLVGDDPGSHWYVGAKHRDCAEIGVTSMRRDLPAGSSLDEVLEVVAELNADPACTGFLVQQPTGLDEFTILSAVDPSKDVDGLHPTNLGWLVLGKAAPLPCTPMGIIELLRRHEVPIAGAKVAVVGRGITVGRPLGLMLTRRSENATVVLCHTGTRDLAAEVRSADIVVAAAGVPNLVTADMVKPGAAVLDVGVSRIVAEDGTSKVAGDVDPGVAEVAGWVSPNPGGVGPMTRAMLLTNVVEAAERAASGA
- a CDS encoding FdrA family protein, whose amino-acid sequence is MSDHVELRRGAYYDSVSLMQVSRTVASAPGVEAAQVAMATDLNTDVIRSMGFEVPADTAANDLIVAIRGDEVGIEAGKASLEAALADLKSAGAHSGGFGEAPPRRTLGGAIESSEANLALVSVPGQHAAVEAFDAINRGVSVMVFSDNVPVEDEIRLKDAAAAADVLVMGPDCGTAVVGGVALGFANAVRPGAVGIVAASGTGAQQVMCLLDAAGVGMSHCLGVGGRDLSSQVQGRSTRQALAALAADEATTSVIVVSKPPAAEVLAEMQAYAAGLGVPVHWATLGAGRADLTAAVEEALRADGHAVPEWPSWATQQQPAPSGALRGLFCGGTLADEAMLIASEQLGGIRSNIPLLPELALGADLRDDSHVVIDFGDDGMTQGRAHPMIDPSLRLERIASEAKDPTCGVLLLDLVLGYGAHEDPADELADAIRSARSAAQESGRELPVVVSLTGVENDPQGLQRCATALQQAGASVFLSNAAATRHALSLLPAGQKAVDSTAQEN
- a CDS encoding DUF2877 domain-containing protein, producing the protein MSPLLAEAVQAAPRPARVLAAFPTALYLHLDSRADEPHRPAAEPRVRQVLPVLTRDALRLPTGLRLGEPAASVAWGVEQGADVVVGAGRVRLPGADVVAVRTWRPTRVPNPASPVQQAALASGLDALEPATGGAVLRDVARDLTVAALAAADPSLPASPAGAGVRRLVATLVGAGDGLTPSGDDALCGVVLALRAAGAPAEACSTLAAEVDRALPSTTSLSASLLHAALGGYAVPEVVALVGALGRGDLGTVARVLPGVLAIGHSSGADLLAGAAGALEALAGAVPGPTDLFLSDSPPTTSHPQPEGARRV
- a CDS encoding VOC family protein, yielding MHITESALSLNVADVGASARWAEQHLGFSLQMEADGFASLQHPEAGFNLIFLRTGLETFKPASVAGPADGLLVVFVVDDVDAELARLQAEGATVVTPPETEPWGERYAQVADPNGVVYQLVQWVHEPPQG